In Gadus morhua chromosome 2, gadMor3.0, whole genome shotgun sequence, a single window of DNA contains:
- the klhl11 gene encoding kelch-like protein 11, whose amino-acid sequence MCVCVCSVLSYTSLLKLRFLSSFERMAAAAPSPDDSVRNGSSTSTPSAIAGDGETEEAEDFTSASHCSELSRRQNEQRKQGLFCDVTLAFSSGAATGNVQSCEYSAHRSVLAAATDYFTPLLGGQFSESVSGRVEMKEWSSELGPDPETVESVIQYMYTGEIRVSTCNVHEVLEQADRFLLVQLKDFCGEFLKKKLSLTNCVAVHSLAHMYTLDQLALRAADMIRRNFHKVIQDDEFYTLPFHLVRDWLSDAEITVDSEEVLFEAVVKWVEKNSEDRGRYFEELFRLLRLPQIKPTYLTRVVKSERLVAANEACLRLVSEAVEGHAIHFENLKSADMELWSSHIVAFQPRFGQNMDVIMVVGGVSEGGDYLSECVGYFIYEDRWVNLPHIHNHLDGHAIAATESHVYVAGSMEPGFAKTVERYNPNRNTWEQVSNLTTRKHSFGLTCIKDILYSIGGHGNFSPGFKDVSVYEPEPDKWHNLESAPKILRDVKAVSVEDRYVYVTARTPVDTDNDDGLKTVTTRYDTESRQWQDVDSLPLIDNYCVFQMAVASTNFYHTASCCPKSYPVRDEVARQKISARISDDILESLPPEVTSIEGAAICHFDEDVFIIGGWKNSDDVDKQYRKEAYRYCAERKRWMLLPPMPQPRCRATACHVRIPYRFLYGCQRYPMPQNLARQRDRMQQMQQLHRRTLTLRRQLQSQIEC is encoded by the exons atgtgtgtctgcgtatgtaGCGTTCTTTCCTACACTAGTTTACTAAAATTAAGATTTCTTTCGTCCTTCGAAAGAATGGCAGCTGCAGCTCCCAGCCCGGATGATTCTGTCCGGAATGGTAGCAGCACCAGTACACCCAGCGCCATTGCTGGAGACGGGGAAACGGAAGAGGCCGAGGATTTCACCTCCGCCTCCCACTGCTCAGAGCTGTCTCGCCGGCAGAACGAGCAGAGAAAGCAGGGGCTTTTCTGCGACGTGACGCTGGCCTTCAGCAGTGGGGCGGCCACCGGGAATGTCCAGAGCTGCGAGTATTCAGCCCACCGCTCCGTATTGGCTGCTGCAACGGACTATTTCACCCCCTTGTTGGGGGGACAATTCTCCGAATCCGTGTCTGGACGAGTTGAGATGAAAGAATGGAGCTCTGAACTTGGGCCAGATCCAGAGACGGTGGAGAGTGTCATTCAGTATATGTACACTGGTGAAATACGCGTTAGCACCTGCAATGTACATGAAGTGTTGGAGCAAGCTGACAG GTTCCTTCTAGTGCAGTTGAAGGACTTTTGTGGAGAGTTTCTGAAGAAGAAGCTGAGCCTGACCAATTGTGTGGCGGTCCACAGTCTAGCCCACATGTACACTCTTGACCAGTTAGCTTTGAGGGCCGCTGACATGATTCGCCGCAACTTCCACAAGGTCATCCAGGATGATGAGTTCTACACACTGCCCTTCCACCTGGTCCGGGACTGGCTGTCTGACGCAGAGATCACGGTGGACTCTGAGGAGGTGCTCTTCGAGGCGGTGGTCAAGTGGGTGGAGAAGAACTCTGAGGATCGGGGCCGCTACTTTGAGGAGCTGTTCCGTCTGCTGCGCCTGCCCCAGATCAAGCCCACCTACCTGACTCGGGTGGTGAAGTcggagcgcctggtggccgccAACGAGGCCTGTCTCCGGCTGGTGTCGGAGGCCGTGGAGGGCCACGCCATCCACTTTGAGAACCTAAAGTCGGCCGACATGGAGCTGTGGTCCTCGCACATAGTCGCTTTCCAGCCGCGCTTCGGCCAGAACATGGACGTGATCATGGTGGTGGGCGGGGTGTCCGAGGGAGGGGACTACctcagtgagtgtgtgggctACTTTATCTACGAGGACCGCTGGGTGAACCTGCCGCACATCCACAACCATTTGGACGGCCACGCCATCGCCGCCACCGAGTCCCATGTGTACGTGGCCGGCTCCATGGAGCCGGGCTTCGCCAAGACGGTGGAGCGCTACAACCCCAACCGTAACACCTGGGAACAGGTGAGCAACCTGACCACGCGCAAGCACTCGTTCGGCCTCACCTGCATCAAAGACATCCTCTACAGCATCGGCGGCCACGGCAACTTCAGCCCAGGCTTCAAGGACGTGAGTGTGTACGAGCCCGAGCCGGACAAGTGGCACAACCTGGAGTCCGCGCCCAAGATCCTGCGGGACGTGAAGGCGGTGAGCGTGGAGGACCGCTACGTGTACGTGACGGCGCGCACGCCCGTCGACACGGACAACGACGACGGCCTGAAGACGGTGACCACGCGCTACGACACGGAGAGCCGCCAGTGGCAGGACGTGGACTCGCTGCCGCTCATCGACAACTACTGCGTCTTCCAGATGGCTGTGGCCTCCACCAACTTCTACCACACGGCCTCCTGCTGCCCCAAGAGCTACCCGGTGCGGGACGAGGTGGCGCGGCAGAAGATCAGCGCTCGCATCTCCGACGACATCCTGGAGAGCCTTCCGCCGGAGGTCACCAGCATCGAGGGCGCCGCCATCTGCCACTTTGACGAGGACGTGTTCATCATCGGCGGCTGGAAGAACAGCGACGACGTGGACAAGCAGTACCGCAAGGAGGCCTACCGCTACTGTGCCGAGCGCAAGCGCTGGATGCTGCTGCCGCCCATGCCCCAGCCGCGCTGCCGCGCCACGGCGTGCCACGTGCGCATCCCTTACCGCTTCCTGTACGGCTGCCAGCGCTACCCCATGCCCCAGAACCTGGCGCGCCAGCGGGATCGCATGCAGCAGATGCAGCAGCTCCACCGACGCACGCTCACCCTTCGCAGGCAGCTACAGTCCCAGATTGAGTGCTGA
- the LOC115559239 gene encoding cytosolic 5'-nucleotidase 3: MIPALGNTSVRMRDPQRVEETLRCMQKAGLNTLQVISDFDMTLTRFARNGKRCPTSHNILEISKMISSECKEKLKDLLDKYYPIEIDSSKTIEEKLPLMVEWWTRAHALIMQQKIRKDQLTLAVQESDAMLREGYQEFFDCLNQHSVPLLIFSAGLGDVLEEVVRQAGVFHPNVKVISNFMDFDETGVMTSFKGELIHIYNKREGALLNTGHFEELRSRPNVLLLGDSLGDLTMADGVQEVEKVLKIGFLNDKVDERLPSYLNSYDIVLLKDETMEVPNAILDFLVAD; this comes from the exons ATG ATTCCAGCATTAGGTAATACTTCGGTGCGCATGAGGGACCCTCAGAGAGTCGAGGAGACCCTCCGCTGCATGCAGAAAGCAGGATTGAACACCCTACAG GTGATTTCAGACTTCGACATGACGTTAACAAGATTTGCACGCAATGGAAAGCGTTGTCCTACCTCTCACA ATATTTTGGAAATCAGCAAAATGATTTCTTCTGAATGCAAAGAAAAG CTAAAGGACTTGCTCGACAAATACTACCCCATAGAGATCGACTCCTCTAAGACCATAGAGGAGAAGCTCCCCCTCATGGTGGAATG GTGGACTAGGGCGCATGCGCTCATAATGCAACAGAAGATCAGGAAAGATCAGCTGACCCTTGCTGTACAGGAGTCTGATGCCATGCTtag GGAAGGCTACCAGGAGTTCTTCGACTGCCTCAACCAGCACAGCGTCCCCCTACTCATCTTCTCCGCAGGGCTGGGGGACGTGCTGGAAGAAGTGGTCCGTCAGGCGGGGGTCTTCCACCCCAACGTCAAGGTCATCTCTAACTTCATGGACTTTGACGAGACG GGGGTCATGACTTCCTTCAAAGGGGAGCTGATCCACATCTACAACAAGCGTGAGGGAGCCCTGCTGAACACGGGCCACTTCGAGGAGCTGCGCTCACGGCCAaacgtgctgctgctgggggactCTCTGGGGGACCTGACCATGGCCGACGGGGTGCAGGAGGTGGAGAAAGTCCTCAAGATAGGCTTCCTCAACGACAAG GTGGATGAGAGGCTGCCGTCCTATCTGAACTCGTATGACATCGTGCTTCTGAAGGATGAAACCATGGAAGTTCCTAATGCCATACTGGATTTCCTCGTCGCCGACTAa